The sequence below is a genomic window from Cyanobacterium stanieri LEGE 03274.
CCATATCATATAGCGTTAATGCCGTTACGGAGACGGCCGTTAGCGCCTCCATTTCTACCCCCGTTTTCCCTTCAGTTTTTACCCTTGCTTGAATATGATAACCGCACAAATTGTCATCAGGGGTAATTATTACTTCAATTTTAGTCAACGGTAAAGGATGACATAGGGGAATAAGAGAAGAAGTTTGTTTGGCGGCCATAATCCCTGCTATCTTGGCTGTACCTAATACATCCCCTTTCGGGGCATTTCCTTCCTCTATCTGTATAAAAGTTGATTTTTTCATGGTTACTTGTCCCGTGGCGATCGCCTCTCGTACCGTCACAGATTTGGAAGATACGTCAACCATTTGTGCAGAGCCAGTTTCATCTAAGTGAGATAATTTTGTTGGCGATAAATCTTGCATTTCCTAAAAGTATTTGTTATTATATATAAGTGCCTAAATTAAGGGTGTGTAGCTTAGTGGATTAGAGCGGCTGACTACGGATCAGCAGGTCGGGGGTTCGAGTCCCTCCACGCCCGTTTTATTATTGTAAATAAGGTCTTACGTAGTTGATGCCTTTATTAATATAAAATTCTCCGAAATAAGAAAGATAGTTTTCTTTGATTTTCGAGAAAGCCTGATCCATTCTTTGTTTACCATATACCAAAAATTGAGCAGTAGAAAGGGCATAAAATTCTTGGGTTTTTCGGGCTAAATTTCGTTTAAAGGCTTCAATATATAAATCTCTTCCTGTGTCGATTAACTCTTCAATTTCAGGGGAAAAAGTAATCAAATCTCCGTTAGCAAGGGGAATTTTTTTATTTTTAATAGATGACATAGAAAGTTG
It includes:
- the moaC gene encoding cyclic pyranopterin monophosphate synthase MoaC; amino-acid sequence: MQDLSPTKLSHLDETGSAQMVDVSSKSVTVREAIATGQVTMKKSTFIQIEEGNAPKGDVLGTAKIAGIMAAKQTSSLIPLCHPLPLTKIEVIITPDDNLCGYHIQARVKTEGKTGVEMEALTAVSVTALTLYDMAKAMEKTITIEAIKLVSKTGGKSSL